A window from Gossypium raimondii isolate GPD5lz chromosome 7, ASM2569854v1, whole genome shotgun sequence encodes these proteins:
- the LOC105767771 gene encoding TOM1-like protein 2: MDKMKLTQWGEKLKTGGAQMSRMVSGKMKEILQGPTPESKLVDEATLETLEEPNWGMNMRICSMINSEEFNGTEIVRAIKKKISGKNAASQRLSLDLLEACTVNCEKVASEVASEKVLEEMVKMIQNPQTYHQNREKALDLIRAWGQSDDLAYLPVFHQTYMSLKERSAQLPVDDDDENSSPLYQTLESYMGEPLPPPENYPANNTGLQGNDFAYNYGSLSVEQKKELFEVTRNSLEVLSSILSTGTEPKPAKNELTESMLEKCKQSQLAIHMIIESTSDDDGILFEALNLNDELQQVISKFEGLETGSKFDTAAANPAAPVETNKESTVGAALSAHDKTKTSASMPTHNETKMSASPKADGIESSIDMKIWNEN; the protein is encoded by the exons ATGGATAAAATGAAACTAACTCAATGGGGTGAGAAATTGAAAACTGGTGGAGCTCAAATGAGTAGAATGGTTAGTGGGAAAATGAAGGAAATTCTACAAGGGCCGACACCCGAATCGAAACTTGTAGATGAAGCCACATTAGAGACCCTAGAAGAACCTAATTGGGGAATGAATATGAGGATATGTTCTATGATCAATAGTGAGGAGTTCAATGGGACCGAAATTGTTAGGGCCATAAAAAAGAAGATATCCGGGAAAAATGCTGCCAGCCAAAGGTTGAGTCTTGATTTGTTGGAAGCTTGTACCGTGAATTGTGAGAAGGTAGCTTCCGAGGTGGCTTCGGAGAAAGTGTTGGAAGAGATGGTTAAGATGATCCAGAATCCGCAAACATATCACCAGAATAGAGAAAAGGCTTTGGACTTGATTCGTGCTTGGGGACAGTCTGATGATCTTGCATACCTACCTGTGTTTCACCAAACTTATATG AGCTTGAAAGAAAGAAGCGCACAACTGCcagtggatgatgatgatgagaacTCGTCTCCCTTGTACCAGACTTTGGAATCTTATATGGGAGAGCCATTGCCTCCCCCTGAAAATTATCCTGCTAATAACACAGGATTGCAGGGTAATGATTTTGCCTATAATTATGGGAGTTTATCTGTTGAGCAAAAGAAGGAACTTTTTGAAGTAACTCGGAACAGCCTTGAGGTGCTCTCTAGCATATTGAGTACAGGAACAGAGCCAAAACCGGCAAAG AACGAGCTGACAGAGAGCATGCTGGAGAAGTGCAAGCAGTCACAGCTTGCTATTCATATGATCATAGAAAGCACTAGTGATGACGATGGTATCCTCTTTGAGGCATTGAATCTGAATGATGAGCTTCAACAAGTCATCTCCAAATTTGAGGGACTGGAAACTGGTTCAAAATTTGACACAGCTGCGGCTAATCCTGCTGCTCCTGTGGAGACCAATAAGGAAAGTACAGTGGGAGCAGCGCTTTCGGCCCACGACAAAACCAAGACCAGTGCATCCATGCCCACCCATAATGAAACCAAGATGAGTGCTTCCCCAAAAGCAGATGGTATTGAGTCCAGCATTGATATGAAAATATGGAACGAGAACTGA